A window of Flavobacterium psychrophilum genomic DNA:
GAGTTTCATAACATGATAATCCGGAATGTCGTCTCCCATGTATAACACTTGCCCAGGGTTAATATTGTAGATATCTGTAAATTCGTCAAATGTTTCAACTTTGTTAGGAACACCAAGATAAATGTCGGTAATACCAAGATTTCTAAGTCTAATACGTACACCCTCATTCAATCCCCCGGAAATAATACATACAGTATAGCCATTTTCAACCGCAGCTTTCATAGCATAGCCGTCACGTATGTTCATATTGCGAAGCATTTCTCCGGTAGGAGTTACATGTATGCTGCCATCGGTAAGTACTCCATCCACATCAAAAATAAATGTGGTAATATCATTCATTAGTTCTTTATAGCTTTTAGCCATGTGTTCTTTGTATAGATTGTGTTAATAAGGTATATATTGCTTTTTGATTGTCATCTGTAATAAAGTCCAGATGCCTTTGTATCGTTGTTTTATCATTCCTTCGCGCCGGACCTGTCTGTGCCTGTTCAGGTGTAAGAGTTTTTATCTTATCTGCTGTTTCCTGTATCAGAGGCCTCAATATGTCGAACGGAATCTTGTTTTCGTTACAAACATCATTGCCAATTTTATAAAGATGATTGGTGAAATTGTTTACAAAGACTGCTCCCACATGCAATGCCTGACGTTGTTTGGTATCAATATTGTAAACTTGAGAAGAAATGCTTTGTGCTAGTTTATCAAGTATTTGATAGTCTATATCCTGTTCGCTCTCAAGACAAACGGGAATGGTATTAAAATCGACTTCCTTTGATTTAGAGAAAGTTTGTAACGGATAGAAAACGCCTCTGCGATTCTTACTATCAATATGCTCCATACCGGTACTACCTGATGTATGCACTACAAGCCTGTCGGCAAAAGGTAGTTGCGAGGAAACTTCTGTTATGGCATCATCGCTGACAGATATGATATAAATATCCGCTTCCGAAAGATTACTGATATCACTAGTAATCTGACTTGTCTCTAGCAGATGCGATAGATTTTTAGGGGTACGCGCATAAGCCTGCACCAATTGTGCTTTCTCCGATTTTTGAAAAGCTTTTATAAGGTGCTGCGCTACGTTTCCCGAACCTATTATGACTACTTTTAACATGGTCGCTAAATTAGTAAAAAAGTTTCAGGTATTAGGGAAGGGTAGGATATGTAAAATGATGTATTCAATTCGTCATAATAGATTTTAATAATTGCTATTTACATCAAAAAGCAGAAAGTACAACATTTTTTTATTAAAGATTAATTATCAATAGTTTATGATTCTAATATTACACATTTCAAAAAACGGGATCGGAAGCAAAAAGTGCAATATTAAAAAAGGCGGCTTACTACTGTAAACCGCCTTGTAAATTTTATTTTATCCATGAGTTGTCGCTCGAATCAACATCGGGAAGGAATCTTCCCGGATCAATATCAATCGCTTTCACTTTTTTAGGAGAATTCAGTAGATAATCCCACTCATTTGTCCTTTGCCATATCTCTACAGGTAGTGTTTTTATCTCTTTGGTATCGTCTTCATAAACAACTTTAAATACTACCGGCATAGGTACTTCGCCTTTATTTACGAAAGTTATAACGGCAGAATCAGGATTCTGAACAACGTTAGTAACTCCTAAATCGATGTTGCCATTGCCAACAAACCAGCCTTTCCAGAACCAGTTAAGGTTTTCGCCAACACCGTTATCCATTGCATTAAAGAAATCAGATGGTTGAGGATGCTTGTAGGCCCATGCTTTTATATAGGCTTTAAAAGCATTATCAAAACGTTCAGCATCAAGTATATATTCGCGAAGCAGTATAAGTCCTGTTGCAGGTTTAGAGTAGGCTGTATAACCAAGATTCATTGGCCTTGCGATATCCGGGTAAGTACTTATGCTTTCCCTTTGTTTAGACCTGAACCAAAAAACACCATTTCGGCCTTTTGCAGCAGTTGAAGGATATTCACCATTATTAAAAGCAAGGGTACTGTAATGGTTAATGAACGTATTAAAACCCTCGTCCATCCATGCATAGCGGCGCTCATTAGATCCAACGATCATTGGGAACCAGTTATGACCAAATTCATGGTCGGTTACACCCCAAAGATCCTCACCACGGCTTGATGCATGGCAAAAAGAAACGCCGGGATACTCCATACCACCAACGTTTGACGCTACATTTACTGCATTAGGGTAGGGATATTCAAACCATTTGGCAGAGTAATGCTCTATCGACGCTTTGGTATATTCTGTTGAACGTCCCCAAGCACTTGTTCCGTCACTTTCTTTAGTATAAACCGATTGTGCGAGTGCTTTTTTACCGCTTGGCAGGTTAATTTTAGCAGCATCCCAAATGAATCCTTTAGACATTGCAAATGCAATATCGCGGCTGTTCTTCATTTTAAAGTGCCATGTAGATTTTCCGCTTTGCACAGGCCTGGTTAGTTTCGTATTGCCAACTTCGTTAGGTGCAATAAGGTAAACTGTCTTGTCACTTTGTGAAGCTTTATCTAAACGGCTGATAAGTTCTTTGGTAAGTACCTCTTTAGCATTTACTAATTCACCCGATCCAACAACTATATAATCATAAGGAAGGGTAACTTTATAATCAAAATCTCCATATTCAACATAAAATTCACCTGCACCTAGATAAGGTTCAGTATTCCATCCTGTTACATCATCAAAAACACAGGCTCTGGGATACCATTGTGCCATTGAATATACTATACCGCTTTTGGTTTTAAGCTGACCCATCCTGTCCATTCCTTCCTCAGGAATTTTGAATTCAAAATTCATTGAAACAGTCGCAGTACCGCCTTTGGCAGGAATAGGTTCGTCAAGTAGAACCTGCATCCTTGTATCTGTAATAATAAATTTAGATGAAGCATCTCCTTTTACCTTTGCCGAAAGGTTACTAATTTTAAAGCCACCGTCGGTATCGCCTGCATAACGGTTCATACCATTTATAGGAGTAGTAAGTGTACCTCTCGAATCTGCAGTGAAACGGTTTTGCTCGACATACATCCCTATATAGCTAAGCTCTTCAGGGCTGTTATTACGGTAGGTCATAACTAGTTTACCCTTTAAAGTATTCGTTGTATCATCAAATTCGGCTTCAATGGCATAGTCGGCTTTATTTTGCCAGTATTCAGGTCCGGGTACACCCGATGCAGAACGGTAACTGTTACCACGTCGGTACATTACATCGTCAAATTTCGACTGGTTATTCGGTATAACTTCCTGTGCAAAAGATGTCAATCCACTCAGGCACAAGAGTAAAAATAATTTCGGTATCTTCATTAATGTTTAGGGTTAGTTAGGGTACTAATAAATTGGGTTGACTGTAATTGTCAAATATACCTAACTTAACTTTATATAAAAAATTATTTGTAACTGAGAATTACTCAATTTTTGTAATTAAATAGGGGCTTAAAATGAAGTTTTGAGTACTTTTGCATCAATTTACAAAAACAACTTCCGTACACATGGATAAAATTATATCGTTCTTTTCATCAACCCGTTTAATGGCAGTTCTTTTTATCGTTTTTGCCTTTGCAATGGGGATAGGTACTTTTATAGAAGATGCTTACAATACAGATACTGCGCGCATTTATATTTACAACGCAAAATGGTTTGAAGCCATAATGCTTTTATTTGTAATTAACTTTTTTGGTAACATTAAGCGTTACCAACTAAACAAAAAAGAAAAGTGGGCCACTTTACTGCTTCACTTATCTTTTATTTTTATCATTATAGGTGCTTTCGTTACCCGTTATATTAGCTTTGAAGGCATGATGCCAATAAGGGAAGGCGCTACCGAAAGCCGTTTTTATTCTGATAAAACATACCTTACCGTTTTTGTAGACGGTGAGCATGAGGGTGAAATTCGAAGAAAAACTTTTGAAGAAAACCTTTTACTATCTCCTGCTGCAAACAACAATTTCACTATATCTGAAGAGTTTAGTGGTACTCCATTTGAAATTAAATATAAAGATTTCAAACTGGGAGCTAAAGAAACCATTGTTGAAGACCCTAAAGGAATTTATTACATTAAACTTGTTGAAGCAGGTGATGGAGGCCGTCACGAACATTACTTGAAAGAGGGCGAAGTACAAAACATCCATAATATTCTTTTCGCTTTTAATGTACCTACAGAAGGTGCTATTAACATCGGGTTTAAAGATGGTAAGTACACTATAAAAACTCCATTCGAAGGAGATTACATGCGAATGGCAGACCAAATGAAAGGCAGTGTATCTAAAGATACAACTCAACCGTTGGTAATGCGCTCGCTATATAATGTTGCTAATGCGCGATTTGTTTTCCCTGAGCCTGCGATACGAGGCAAGGTAGATTATATTTCTAACAATGACTACAAAACAAAAGAAGAGTCGGCTCTTACTTTAGTTGTAAAATCAGAAGATCAGGAGCATGAGGTTACATTATTAGGTGGCAAATCTCAAATGGGAGTGCCACAATCATTCAAGCTTGGTAAATTGGAATATACACTTATATACGGAAGCAAAACGTATGAATTGCCATTTGCAATAAAAGTGAATGATTTTATAGCTAACAAATATCCCGGAACTGAATCCAGTTACGAGTCATTTGAAAGTAAAGTAACTATTGAGGACAAAGAAGAAGGAAAGAACTTTGATGCGAGAATCTATATGAATAACGTTCTTGACTACAGGGGGTACCGTTTCTTCCAGGCTGGTTTTGATCAGGACGAACTAGGAACAAAACTTTCGGTTAATCACGATTTTTACGGAACATGGATAACGTACATTGGTTATTTCCTTTTATACATAGGCCTTATGGCGATATTATTTGATAAAAATACCCGTTTTGGTGACCTGAAACGTAAGCTTGAAAAAGTAAAAGCTAAGAAGGCAACATTATTTGCTATTGCATTATTTTTCTTTGCGTTTGCAGGATATTCTCAAAACCATATGCATGAGCAGCCTACGCAAAAGCAAATGGATTCCCTTATTCAAAAGTACAAGGTAAGCGATGAGCACGCTGCTAAATTTGGACGATTGATAATCCAGGATGCAGGTGGAAGGATGAAGCCGGTTAATACCTTCTCATCTGAACTTTTACGTAAGGTAAGTAAAAGCGATACATACAACGGATTAAATTCTGACCAGGTATTTATGTCGATGCTTATGATGGACCAGATGTGGTTTAGTGTGCCGATTATAGAATTGAAGCGTGGTAATGACAGTTTACGAATTGTTGCGGGCCTTGATAAGGAAGCTGAATTCGCATCTTTATCTAACTTCTTTGATGCCCAGGGTAACTATAAATTGTCAAATATACTACAGAGAGCACATCGCGAAAAAGAACCTACACAGTTTGAAAAAGATTATATAAATATTGATAAAAGGGTAAATCTATTATACTCTGCACTTACAGGACAGATACTAAAAGTATATCCTGTACCAAACGACAAAGGCAATAAATGGGTTTCTTATCTTGAAATACCGCAAATTAAAAACGCAGAGTTAGATAAGATTAAAAACGTACTTCCGTTTTATCTTCAGGCAGTAGGAGAGGCGACTCAAAAAGGTGACTATAAATTATCAGATAGCCTTCTTGAAGGGCTTATAAAATACCAGCATAAATATGGAGGCAGCATTATGCCAAGCGATGACAAGGTTAATGCGGAGATACTTTATAATAAATACGATATTTTCAAAAAGCTTTTCTCTTGGTACTGTTATGCCGGAGTTTTAATGTTTGTTTTTGCAATCATTAAGATATTTAACTCAAGAAAATGGGTTACAATTACATTAAACGCCTTTAGATGGATAATTGGAATCTTGTTTTTACTTCATACTGCCGGACTGATAGTTCGCTGGTATGTTTCAGGCCACGCGCCATGGAGTAATGCATACGAGTCGGTTATATATGTAGGTTGGGCAACCATGTTTTTTGGTATGGCATTTGGTTTTGGCTTTAAACTTAATATTGCTTATTACCTGCTTTCAAAGCTGTCATTCGTCAAGCCAAAATCCGAACTTACACTGGCTGCCACCGCATTTGTAACCTCAATGGTACTTATGGTAGCACACTGGAACTGGACAGATCCTGAAATAGGCAACCTTGTTCCTGTTCTTAACTCTTACTGGTTGATGATTCACGTTGCTGTTATCGTTGGTAGTTATGGACCGTTTACACTGGGAATGGTGCTAGGGTTGGTATCGTTGATACTAATATTGTTTACTAATAGTAAAAACAAAGCGAAAATGGATTTAAACATACAGGAACTTACATATGTAAATGAAATGGCACTTACAATTGGCCTTGTGATGCTTTCAATTGGTAACTTCCTTGGTGGGCAATGGGCGAATGAGAGTTGGGGTCGTTACTGGGGCTGGGATCCTAAAGAAACATGGGCACTGGTAAGCATTATGGTATATGCCTTTGTAATACATATGCGTTTTGTACCGGCACTAAGAGGTAAATGGATATTCAACTTCTTTACTGTGCTGGCATTTGCTTCTATACTTATGACTTATTTTGGGGTTAACTTCTATCTAACCGGATTGCACTCGTATGCAAGCGGAGAGGTAAGGACACCAATATATTTCTTATATATGGCGCTTATCGTCCTGGCAATAGGAGTCCTTTCATATATCCAGTACAAGAAGCATTTTAAAAAGCAGGTTAAGAAGTAATTTTTCGTAATTTTATATAAATAAAAAAATCAACGATGAAAAAATTTGCAATAGCAGTAATGGGTTTAGCTCTTTTGTGTAGCTGTCAGAATCAGGCACAGACCAAGGCTGCTAAAACAACAAAACAAACAACCAAGACTATGTCAGCATCCAATATATATCAGTTTAAAGTAACCGATCTTTACGGCAAAGAATTTGATTTTGCTTCTTTAAAAGGCAAGAAAGTCATTATTGTAAATACAGCATCTAAATGTGGACTTACGCCGCAATACAAAGATCTTGAAGCTATCTATAAAGAATACAAGGACAAGAATTTGGTTATAGTTGGTTTCCCTGCAAATAACTTTGCATCCCAGGAACCGGGCACCAATAAAGAAATCGCTGAGTTCTGTGAAATGAATTACGGTGTGACATTCCCAATGATGGATAAGATATCTGTTAAAGGAGATGATATGGCTCCGATTTATCAGTTCCTTACTCAAAAAAGTAAAAACGGCTTACAGGATAGCGAGGTAGAATGGAATTTCCAGAAATACCTTATTAACGAGAATGGCCAGCTTGAAAAAGTAATAAGTCCACGTACGCTACCAACAGATCCTGAAATTGTTAACTGGATCAAAGCTTAATATTTTCAGAGCAGGGGTCAGGGTTATAAAATCCTGACCCCTGACTACTTAAACTCCAAAAAATGATCTACCCTAAAATACCTTTAGCGCAAAGCATATTAGAAATATGCCTGGCTAAAGGAATTACTGATATTGTAATATCTCCCGGTTCACGTAATGCCCCGTTGACGATTGGTTTTGCTAACAACCCTAACTTTAATTGCTATAGTATCGCTGACGAACGTTGTGCTGCATTTTTTGCTACTGGTATGGCACAACAGCTTAAAAAGCCTGTTGCTGTGGTTTGTACATCAGGATCTGCGTTGCTTAATTATTATCCGGCTGTTGCAGAAGCTTTTTACAGCCAGATTCCATTGATCGTTATTTCTGCTGACAGGCCGCATGACAAAATAGACGTAGGGGATGGGCAGACTATACGCCAGGAGAACGTATATGCCAATCACATACTTTTTAATGCAAATTTACATGAGGATGCATCAGATGAAAATGACAGGCTTATAAACGAAGCTATAAATGTTGCCTCGTTACAAAAAGGCCCAGTACACATTAACGCACCGTTTGAAGAACCATTGTATGAAACAGTGACTGAGCTTTCAGTACAGTCACAGGTATTTGATATTTTAATTGAAAAAGAGTCGGAAATAGAAAATCTTACACCGTATATCAGTAAATGGAATGCCGCTAAAAAGAAATTAATATTAGTTGGGGTTAACAATCCTGACAGCATTGATACTGCAATTATTGAGCGGCTTGCCAATGATCCTTCGGTAACAGTAATGGTAGAAACTACATCAAACCTGCATCATGCTACTTTTTTAAATAGCATAGATACTATAATTACACCGTTTACCCATGACGATTTTGAAACCTACAGACCGGAAATACTAATCACATTTGGTGGTATGGTAGTTTCTAAACGTGTAAAAGCCTGGCTGCGCAAATATAGCCCTGCTGAACACTGGCATATTGATACCCTAAGAGCCTACGACACTTTTGGAGCGCTTACCAAACATTTTAAAGTTGAGCCAAATAAATTCCTTAATGAATTTCTTCCTGAAACAATAGCTGTAGAAAGTGGTTACCACACTATGGCACAGGAACTCAATACTTTCAGGAGAATAAAACATGACGAATATCTGGCAAAGATCCCGTTCTCAGATTTTAAAGCTTTTGAAATTATTTTGCCACAACTTCCCGATAATTCACAGTTACAGATAAGTAACAGTTCTGCAATACGTTATCTCCAGTTATTTGATGTAAAAGAATCGGTGGAAGTATTCTGTAACAGAGGTACCAGTGGTATCGACGGAAGTAGTTCAACAGCAGTTGGAGCAGCTGTAGGGAGCGGAAAGGAAACTGTGCTTGTAACAGGTGATGTTAGCTTTTTATATGACAGTAATGCGTTGTGGAATAACTACATTCCAAAAGACTTTAAGATCATAGTAATAAACAATGGCGGAGGCGGTATTTTCAGAATATTGCCAGGGCATAAAGAAACACCCGTATTTAATACTTACTTCGAAACTGCACACCATTTAAACGCAGAGCATCTTGCGAAAATGTATGGCTTCAGTTATCACACGGCATCTAATGAGGCAACTCTTAAAACTGAATTAGATACATTTATTCAGAAAAGCGGTCAGCCAAAAATTCTGGAAGTGTTTACACCAATGCTGGAAAATGATAAGATATTATTACAGTATTTTAAAGAACTTACATAATACAAATTAAGCCGGTATCAGCAGGCTTTGTTGTTTACAATAGTTAAGGAAGATATTACTGTATTCTTTGTACCTTTACGCCAGAAATTTATACGAATGATTGAAATAGGAAAATACAATACGCTTAAGATAGTTAGGGATACACAGGTGGGGCTTTATCTTAGCGACGGAAAAGAAGATATATTATTACCCAATAAATATGTTCCCAATGAATTTGAGATAGGTGAAGAACTTATCGTTTTTGTTTATCTGGATCAGGAAGAACGCCCTGTTGCTACTACACTGGAGCCTTATATTTACCTTAATGAATTCGCATTATTGCGTGTAAATTTCACAAATAAATTTGGTGCTTTCCTTGATATGGGATTAGAAAAGGATTTGTTTGTGCCTTTCCGTGAGCAGGCCCGTGAAATGGAAAAAGGCAAGCGTTACCTTGTACACATGTACCTGGATGAAAAATCGAACAGGCTTGTTGGTACAAGTAAGATCAATCAGTTTCTTAACAACGATGAGTTAACTGTTGAGAAAGGAGAGGAAGTAGACCTTATCATTTCTCATATTACCGAGATGGGTATTAATGTAATCATCAATGAGCAGCATAAAGGTTTACTTTATAAAGATGAAGTATACGAAGATGTTCGTACAGGAGATAGGATGAGAGGGTATATTAAAAACATCCGCCCCGACAAAAAAATTGACGTTACGTTACAAGTACAGGGATTTGAAGGTATTGAACCCAATGCTGAAAAAGTATTGGATGAACTTCGTGCAAGCCGTGGCTTCCTTCGTTTAAACGACAATAGCCATCCGGAAGATATTAAAACTGTTCTTAGAATGAGTAAAAAAACATTCAAGAAAGCTATTGGTACCTTATACAAACAAAAGCTTATAGAAATAAAAGAAGATGGAATTTATCTTCTAAAGGAGTAATTCCATACTAAATTTTTGTATTACAGACTACTTATCTATTTAGTCTGTAATACATATCCCTGATACCATTTGCTGAGTGAAAATATTTTTTCTGCAGCAATCATAACAAATACCGGAACTAAAAGTAATTCTGCATGTCCTTCTATGTAGAGTAAGTAAGAGAATAAAATTCCTAAACGGAAATATTCAAGATAATAAATCCATTTTCGTTGTTCGAGTAAAGCCCCACAGTTGATAAGAGTTATAAGTATAAAGCTGAGATAAAAAGCTTTGTCGGCATATTCATAAGAACTATAAAAGAAGGTGAACCAGGTTAACATCACTACAGATAGTGAAATCTGGAACGCAAGGTAACTTTTAAATTTGAGTTCTTTAAGGCGTAATCTTCTGTCCTGAAGAAATTTCTTTTCCAATTCCGGGCGTATATCCTGATCCATGTAGGCAGGGCTTCCAAAAACGGCCTTCCATTTTCCTTTAAAAGTATCTGCGCGTCTGTAAGATTCGTATATCTCAAAATAATAGTGAAAATGCATCCATAGAAAACTGTAACTTTTTAGCGGATGTGTTAGTCCATATTTTGGTTGTTCTTCTTCAGTCTGAAAAGTACCAAACATCTTATCCCAAAATACAAACATATCGCCGTAGTTCTTATCGAGGTATTTTTCATCAGAAGCATGGTGTACGCCGTGAAGTGATGGGGTTATAAAGACATACTCAAGCCATTTTACTCGTTGTAAAACCTGCGTATGTGTGAAGAATGAATATGCTCCGTGAACCAACAGCATTGTGATGACCATAGTAGGGTGAAAGCCTATTAATGGTAAGACACTCCAAAATACAGTTCTAATTAAAGCCTGTATAGTTGTAATTCTTGCAGATGCAGTTAGGTTAAACTCTTCGCTTTGATGGTGCACAATGTGAGCAGCCCAAAACAAGTTTACTTCGTGTCCAAGTCTGTGATACCAATACCAAACAAAATCGGTTGCCAGAATTAATCCTATCCAAACCATCCAGTTATTTGGAATATCAAATAATTTATAATTATTGTATACCCAATAATAAACCTGATAGAAACTAGCAGAGACAAAAAGATTAATAAGCCTTTCTGCTATCCCTATACTTATGTTAGATACTGAACTTTCATATTTAAAAAGGTGTTCTTTTTTTCTGTGTTGAGCAAGCTTATATTCAATGTAAACAAACAGGAAGAAAGCAGGCATGGCAAACGCCAGATAATTTAAGTTTTCCATTTTATTTGATTATTGATTTTGCAAATATAGCTATTACTCTACTAGTTTGGTAGACTAATTATCAACAACCATAGTTAATAAAAAGAAAAAGCCCTTAAAATAAGGGCTTTGGTGTTACTCGAGTTCGTCGTCTTTATCCGGTTTTATAGGGTAGTGACCAAATAGAGGTGATAATTTCCACACTTTATAGGGCTTGTAAGAGAACTTATTTGATAATGCTATAATAGCAACAGTATCTTTTTTAAGCGTAACATAGGATGATGTATTACCATGCCACCAACCGTTGTGATAGAATAGTTTTTCACCGGTTTCCCATTCGTGCATACGTATCCCGAGTCCATAATTTTTAGTCCCTTTATGCTCATAACTGTATCCTTTAAATACTTCGTCATAGAGTTTAGGATTCAGGAAGTTTTTACTGTATGTGGCAAGATCAAATTTCAGCAAATCGCGAGGCGTAGAATAGATGTTTTTATCGCCATATACATCATCAAGAAAGTCAAATCCGTACAATACATTGTTTCCTTTATAAGACTGGCTCGCTGTAGCACGGTCTTTTTGGTAATCGAAAACATAAGTATTTTTCATGCCAAGCGGATCGAAAAGTATTTTTTTCATTGCATCACGATAATTCATGTGCGTTACTTTTTCAATTATTAGGGCAAGCATAGCATAATTGGTATTGCAATAGCCAAATTTCTTATCCGGTAAAAAGTAAAGATTGAATTTATGCTGTGCAAAAAGATCCAGAACATCCTGATTAGTAAGCACGCTACGATCCCAAATTTTACGATCATCACAAAAATAGGCGTAGTTGGGTAATCCACTGCGGTGATTCAATAGCATCCTCACAGTAATATCTTCATAAGGAAATGTTGGCAGGATTGAGTTTACTTTCTGGTCCAGTTGAAGTTTTTCCCTGTCAACAAGTTTTAAGACTACAGCTGCCGTAAGCACTTTACTCACAGAAGCTATATGTATAGGTGTTTGCGAGTTTATTTCAAGTTTACTGCTTCTATTAGCGAAACCTCCATATTTTTCAAAGATTACCTTTCCATTTTTAGCAACGATAAAACCTCCGCTTAAATCATTTCGGCTCCATAGTTTATTATAAAAATGTTCAACGCTTGCAGTTTTAGCATTAATAAATTTCTTGCTGACTTTATTCAGCTTAACATTTAACGGTGCTATCCGTAAGACGGTGTCTTTAACTTCCTCTTTGGTATTTTCTGCCAGTTCAGATTTCTCCTTAAGGCATGAAACAAATGTAAGTGCAAATATATAGGGTAGTAATCGTAATAACTTCATCTTTTGGTAACGGGTAAACAGCAAATATAATTAAACCATAACTTTTGAAAAGCGTTTTCGTACAAGGTTAACATTAAAAAATTTTATTTATTGCCCACAAATGCTGTAATATTTTGAACTAAAACAATTTAGCACAATATTAGATTTATACCTATATTTTAAATATGTAAGGTAACTTGTAGGAGTGGTTATATTTTTATTGATGAATGCAAAAAATGGCTTATTTTTACGGTAAATTATTATAGAGTATGAGTACTATAAACTGGACAACCGTAAAGGAATTTGAAGATATAACATACAAAAAAAGTAATGGTGTAGCACGTATTGCATTCAACAGGCCGGACGTGAGAAATGCTTTCAGGCCAAAGACCACAGCCGAACTTTTCGAAGCTTTCCTTGATGCAAGGGAAGATACCTCTATAGGTGTAGTATTGCTTTCTGCAGAAGGTCCATCATCAAAAGATGGCATATATTCGTTCTGTAGCGGCGGCGACCAAAAGGCACGTGGTCATCAGGGCTATGTAGGCGATGATGGCATGCACCGACTTAATATACTTGAAGTACAGCGTTTGATACGCTTTATGCCTAAAGTAGTTATAGCTGTAGTTCCCGGATGGGCGGTAGGAGGAGGGCATAGCCTTCATGTTATCTGCGATCTTACGCTTGCCAGTAAAGAGCATGCAATATTTAAACAAACTG
This region includes:
- a CDS encoding peptidase M1, whose protein sequence is MKIPKLFLLLCLSGLTSFAQEVIPNNQSKFDDVMYRRGNSYRSASGVPGPEYWQNKADYAIEAEFDDTTNTLKGKLVMTYRNNSPEELSYIGMYVEQNRFTADSRGTLTTPINGMNRYAGDTDGGFKISNLSAKVKGDASSKFIITDTRMQVLLDEPIPAKGGTATVSMNFEFKIPEEGMDRMGQLKTKSGIVYSMAQWYPRACVFDDVTGWNTEPYLGAGEFYVEYGDFDYKVTLPYDYIVVGSGELVNAKEVLTKELISRLDKASQSDKTVYLIAPNEVGNTKLTRPVQSGKSTWHFKMKNSRDIAFAMSKGFIWDAAKINLPSGKKALAQSVYTKESDGTSAWGRSTEYTKASIEHYSAKWFEYPYPNAVNVASNVGGMEYPGVSFCHASSRGEDLWGVTDHEFGHNWFPMIVGSNERRYAWMDEGFNTFINHYSTLAFNNGEYPSTAAKGRNGVFWFRSKQRESISTYPDIARPMNLGYTAYSKPATGLILLREYILDAERFDNAFKAYIKAWAYKHPQPSDFFNAMDNGVGENLNWFWKGWFVGNGNIDLGVTNVVQNPDSAVITFVNKGEVPMPVVFKVVYEDDTKEIKTLPVEIWQRTNEWDYLLNSPKKVKAIDIDPGRFLPDVDSSDNSWIK
- a CDS encoding 3-deoxy-D-manno-octulosonate 8-phosphate phosphatase, translating into MAKSYKELMNDITTFIFDVDGVLTDGSIHVTPTGEMLRNMNIRDGYAMKAAVENGYTVCIISGGLNEGVRIRLRNLGITDIYLGVPNKVETFDEFTDIYNINPGQVLYMGDDIPDYHVMKLVGLPTCPQDAAPEIKEISKYISHKNGGTGCVRDVIEQVMKVQGKWMEHFNARYD
- a CDS encoding 2-succinyl-5-enolpyruvyl-6-hydroxy-3-cyclohexene-1-carboxylate synthase yields the protein MIYPKIPLAQSILEICLAKGITDIVISPGSRNAPLTIGFANNPNFNCYSIADERCAAFFATGMAQQLKKPVAVVCTSGSALLNYYPAVAEAFYSQIPLIVISADRPHDKIDVGDGQTIRQENVYANHILFNANLHEDASDENDRLINEAINVASLQKGPVHINAPFEEPLYETVTELSVQSQVFDILIEKESEIENLTPYISKWNAAKKKLILVGVNNPDSIDTAIIERLANDPSVTVMVETTSNLHHATFLNSIDTIITPFTHDDFETYRPEILITFGGMVVSKRVKAWLRKYSPAEHWHIDTLRAYDTFGALTKHFKVEPNKFLNEFLPETIAVESGYHTMAQELNTFRRIKHDEYLAKIPFSDFKAFEIILPQLPDNSQLQISNSSAIRYLQLFDVKESVEVFCNRGTSGIDGSSSTAVGAAVGSGKETVLVTGDVSFLYDSNALWNNYIPKDFKIIVINNGGGGIFRILPGHKETPVFNTYFETAHHLNAEHLAKMYGFSYHTASNEATLKTELDTFIQKSGQPKILEVFTPMLENDKILLQYFKELT
- a CDS encoding cytochrome C biogenesis protein; the encoded protein is MDKIISFFSSTRLMAVLFIVFAFAMGIGTFIEDAYNTDTARIYIYNAKWFEAIMLLFVINFFGNIKRYQLNKKEKWATLLLHLSFIFIIIGAFVTRYISFEGMMPIREGATESRFYSDKTYLTVFVDGEHEGEIRRKTFEENLLLSPAANNNFTISEEFSGTPFEIKYKDFKLGAKETIVEDPKGIYYIKLVEAGDGGRHEHYLKEGEVQNIHNILFAFNVPTEGAINIGFKDGKYTIKTPFEGDYMRMADQMKGSVSKDTTQPLVMRSLYNVANARFVFPEPAIRGKVDYISNNDYKTKEESALTLVVKSEDQEHEVTLLGGKSQMGVPQSFKLGKLEYTLIYGSKTYELPFAIKVNDFIANKYPGTESSYESFESKVTIEDKEEGKNFDARIYMNNVLDYRGYRFFQAGFDQDELGTKLSVNHDFYGTWITYIGYFLLYIGLMAILFDKNTRFGDLKRKLEKVKAKKATLFAIALFFFAFAGYSQNHMHEQPTQKQMDSLIQKYKVSDEHAAKFGRLIIQDAGGRMKPVNTFSSELLRKVSKSDTYNGLNSDQVFMSMLMMDQMWFSVPIIELKRGNDSLRIVAGLDKEAEFASLSNFFDAQGNYKLSNILQRAHREKEPTQFEKDYINIDKRVNLLYSALTGQILKVYPVPNDKGNKWVSYLEIPQIKNAELDKIKNVLPFYLQAVGEATQKGDYKLSDSLLEGLIKYQHKYGGSIMPSDDKVNAEILYNKYDIFKKLFSWYCYAGVLMFVFAIIKIFNSRKWVTITLNAFRWIIGILFLLHTAGLIVRWYVSGHAPWSNAYESVIYVGWATMFFGMAFGFGFKLNIAYYLLSKLSFVKPKSELTLAATAFVTSMVLMVAHWNWTDPEIGNLVPVLNSYWLMIHVAVIVGSYGPFTLGMVLGLVSLILILFTNSKNKAKMDLNIQELTYVNEMALTIGLVMLSIGNFLGGQWANESWGRYWGWDPKETWALVSIMVYAFVIHMRFVPALRGKWIFNFFTVLAFASILMTYFGVNFYLTGLHSYASGEVRTPIYFLYMALIVLAIGVLSYIQYKKHFKKQVKK
- a CDS encoding glutathione peroxidase: MKKFAIAVMGLALLCSCQNQAQTKAAKTTKQTTKTMSASNIYQFKVTDLYGKEFDFASLKGKKVIIVNTASKCGLTPQYKDLEAIYKEYKDKNLVIVGFPANNFASQEPGTNKEIAEFCEMNYGVTFPMMDKISVKGDDMAPIYQFLTQKSKNGLQDSEVEWNFQKYLINENGQLEKVISPRTLPTDPEIVNWIKA